The DNA sequence CTAAAAAAATGCTCAAAActcatttcaaattgaattgatTACATACTATATTCTAACAATTTTATATTATACCCTATTGCCGTTCATTGTGGATCTGATCTCTGTTTGGGCCAGAAGAATACtatgaaatatgacagattatgaACCCAAATGATACCAAAATTACCGTGAGTGACCTCCTGCTGGTGGATAGGATTTGTGGGGGCACATAAACAAATCTCCGTACTGTAAGCTATGGGTATAATAAAGAGATTTACTTTAAATCACCTGTTGTCAAAGCAGGTACCAAATGACTGCAATGACATAGGTACAGAACAAAAAGCTGGGAGCAAAAAACTGGCATAGCAAGCATTCCCTTTTCTAGTGTGAAAAAGTTAGCTACAAAATGTCAAACACTgaaattttacaaaactgtgaaATGACCAATGCACTCACAGAGCAGGAGTCGGTCATTTTGCTCCTTCATTATTTCAAATCATTTCAGTTCCTGCATTGATAACTGAGGATCTCAGGAAGTTTTCTATAAGATACTCATAGTTGATAATTAAGAATTGTTATttgacacaaataaattatatctACCAGCTGGTGGTCATGTATGGTTAATTTGGTTTGATCGGGGCTcatgatgtgtttttttgttttttttataatagtCGACTGGTCCAAACAATTATGGCATTAGGCTTGGAGAAAATGGAAACACATATGTATCAAATGGACGTACGAATTGTTGACCGAGAGCctttagaaaacataaaaaagtgtttttaaatgaaattttgCATTTTGATGCATTGTGTATGTCTTTATACATTTCAATgactgtgtttttggtttaattGTTTTGCACATCAGTCCTTCAAAGTTATGTAATGTGTTATTTTTATCTTAACATTGATAACCACTGAattaatgagtaaaatacagtttttcccAAGCAACCACAGGCATTTATTTCAAACAAGACAAAGGTGAGTGTAAAATGTTTGGTAATCTTCACCTTAGGATGGCAACTCATTTCAACTATCTTCTTCTTGTCACCTGAATGCAACACTTCTCTTCACCTTCTGTGTCCCAGGTGTAGCTGATGAGCATAATAAAACCTAGTCCATGTCCACAAGTGAATTATCTCAGTGATTTCCACAGTTTATGGTGACCAACTGAAAATTGCTAGTTTTTAACGTCTTGGTAGTGAAATGAAGATTACAGACAGTAATGTGATTCGATTTCACCTTCAAGTTCTTTATGGGATTTCTGTAAAGAACTTTGAGAAGAAGAAAGGAAGACTGATCTGCAGTGGAGCAAAGGTGTTTGGGGTCCCTCTGGAAAATGTAGCCAGAAAGTACATTCCAGAATTTGGTCTTGTACCCTGGTAAGTGGATGCAGAAAGTAAAGACCGATTACCTTGATCAACTCGGTTGAATCCAAAGTTTCgattttggtttctgttttagcTTCTTAGTGGATGCTTGCTCTTTTCTGTTGGATCGTATTTGTACTGTCGGCCTGTTCAGAAAACCAGGCTCTCTTCATCGCATCAAGGTCCTAAGGGTAAATTCTATCCTCTAATAACACCGTTTACTGTGGTGCCATTGAGTGGTCAGATCCAGTACTATTTTATCTATTTTCCATGTTTATAGATACCATacactaaaacattttctcGTTTAGGCTAAGTTGAATCATGGGGAGGAGTCCCTGTCCACCGCTCTCCCCTATGATGTTGCCACCCTCATCAAACAGTTTTGCAGGGAGCTTCCAGAGCCACTCTTCCCCTCTGAGCTCCATGTAGCCCTGCTAAAAGCCCAGGCACTGTCCAACCTGCAGGACAGGATGGCAGCCCTTCAGCTACTCTCCTGTTTGCTTCCAGCCAAAAATTCCTCCTGTCTAcattatttgtttgattttgttcaCAAAGTTTCTCAAAGGTATAAAAAGTTTTGTATTAGGATGTATACTTGTCCAAACATCCCTgtctagtttttttctttttaccatacTCAGTTAAGTATGGTAAAGTTTGTTTCCTTTACAGTATATTAGTGCGCCTGAGTGGGCAAACAAATATTAGCGGAATTAATTAGAAAGTAGGTTGGACTGCTTTCAGTAGGATTTGCTTGAAGTTTTCAGCATGCCAAAGTGAGGTTATGCAACATTAACACTGTCATCAAGAACAAAAAAGCATTATCTCAATAACACTTTGACAGCCAGGCTTAGCTGGTTATCAGATTATGTATGCATCAATAATCGGGGCAATGATTGGACATTGCACTGAGGGAGAGCATTTTCTTATGCCGTTGAAACACAAGAGAGAAAAGTAAGATTAAGAAACTTTTGTTTCCTGGCGACCATACTGTTTGAGTTAAAACAATCAAAGGGCAGACATTGAATGTAAAACATGAGGTTGCTCTGTTGCTGTTTGTTAGAAATGAACTCTTCCAACAAAGAGACGCAGTCTtagtaaatcaaacatcttttcagCTCCTGGTTAATTGCCGCATCTTCTGTCAGTTTTATTTGCTTCCAGATTCTGGGGCTGCAACCTTAAAAACGCGAGACAGGCGTATTGGACCACTGTAAACAACACTACTGCACATCGTTAAAATCTTTTAGATTTAACTAAatgctgatttctttttttttttttttttacttttattttagagTTTCATTTGGTGCATGAACTTCCAGGTTGACTGTCGATCAGTTCTGGCTTCAgcactttgtttttcttaattcttgttttacataattttacataattttacaGAATTGTTTTTCTCAGAGTTTTATACATGTACATTATGTATGTTTTATACATAGATTTTTTCCCTTCATTCTCTGTTTTCAATCAGATGCTCTGACAACTTGATGACCAGCACCAATCTGGCCACAGTTTTTGTTCCCTGTCTCTTACCACCcccaaacaaaacagaaatgtctgaAGGACGACTTGAACTTCGAGTTCTTGTCCTGCGCAACTTCGTGGAATGTCCTCATTTGTTTGGTAATAGATTTCatcctttgtgtttgtttttaaaaatgtctctgcCTACTTGCTTCTAAACACATCCCATTTTAGGTGTTATTCCCAAAGCTGTTCTAGACAGCATGGAGTATTTTATGAATATCCATCATCTAAGAGATGTGTTCAAGAAGAAGGGAAACCAGAAGAGACACAGTTTAAAAGGTAAAATGTTACCAGTTATTCCTCAAAGGCTTTTAAATGCAAATTGTAATTAAAGTTGCTTGTTAATTTCTTAGTAAAACGATATGTGAAGACGGTGTCCTGGGTTCAGGGTAAACCAAAGGTAAGTCCTACTCTTCCAACTCAAAGCTCTATGTCAggagatggaccaaagttgaaGAGAAGCCTTGGCCTGAGAATGTTCcccaacatccagctgtttagGACTTGTATGCCTAATGCAGGTAAACATAGTTTTAAAATTGaagacatttcagtttttttgaaagaaatatTAATACACAAATGTTTCTAGAACAAGGTTTCATACCTGCGGCAGATGCTCTGGAATATTTCAACACTCCAGACAAGACTTCTGTTCTCACTGCCATGGAGAGACTGCAGCTCACAAACTGGAGGAGGCGCTCTTCACCATGATCCGACCAATGTTGCTGATTGTCTCATGTCTGTGCATCTCTGAATAATATTTCCGAACAGAGTGGCTATTGTTATAtctttgaagatgtttttttttaaataaatgcttttatgAGACATAAATGTTGCCTTTCTGTACTTGaactgttttctttcttctcaCAGTTACaaatgcagtgccttgcaaatatcCATACTCCTTGAACATTACCCATATTTTGTTATGTATGGTACATCAACAAGCTTCAATGCATTTGATAGACTGACAAAAATTAGCATACTATTGTGACATGGAAAGAAAAAGgaatacatgtttttcaaacttgtttccaaacaaaaatctgacaaGTATGGCATCCAGTCCCCTCAAAATCATTTGTTGGTTTGGTAAAATCCACcattcactgcaattacagcaagtCCTCAGTAACATGCTGTGCTCTGAACCATTCTAGTATACATGGGTCATTGTGCTGCTAGAAGATAATCTTTGGTTTAAACCCCAGTCTTTTTCAGCCacgaaaatgtttttctgaaggcttccctgtatttagttttagccattttccatcaactctgactagctgaagaaaagcattgccatagcatgatgctgccaccaccatgcatcactgtggggatggtatgTTCAGAGTGAAGTCCAACATTAGCTTTTAGCATGAAAGTAcaattttggtcttatctgacaaAATAACCTTCTCtaatgtttgctgttttcccTATCTGCAATTTGGCAAACATTAAATGGGACCtcttgtggctttctttcaacaatgactttcaTCTAGCTACCCTTTCATATATGTCACATTTGTAATTTGCACGATAAAAGTAGATTGTaaatagattctcccacctgacctGTGTGCTCTCATGGTCCTCTAGAGTTGCTAtggcctcttggttgcttctgaTTAATGTCCTCTGGCCCACCCTGCCAGCTTAGGTGGGCAGCCACGTCTTTAGGTTTCAATTTAGGacattttttccactttcatatgatggaatgaacagaactctgtgaaatgttcaaagtttAGGATATTGATTTTAAAAACTAAGTCTTGCTTAAACGTCTCTTAAACTTTCTCCCTGGCCTGTCTGCACTGtcccttggtctttatgatgctgtttgttcactaatattcttTTACAAACTTCTGAGtctttcacagaacatctgtacTTAAattgagattagattacatACCTATTAACTTTTTTTACAGTCTTGAATGGAATTAATTGATCATATTTAGGGATGTCAGAATTAAAGAGAATGAACACAAGTGCAACccaccttttcagatttttatttgtaataaactCCTAAATCCCAATAGTGCACTACTTAGTATTGGTCTAACAAACAAGATTACAATAAAATGCATAGATTGTATCTGTaccgtgacaaaatgtgaaaaggatcAAGATTTATACTTTTGAAAGGTGCTGTGTATagaaaagtgaaagaaaaggtcaatataattaaaatgcaaataattcaAATTGATTAATCAGTCTTTGCTGTTCAAAAAGGCCTACctcttgattttgttttttgcacgATTCCTAAGTTGGCACTAGGAATAAGTATTATGAATAATTAGGTCAGCGGAAATATGTTGTGAGTTAATTGGCACTGTGCGCCACCAATGAGATATTAGGAAATGTGGTCTCTTAGCAACTGCATCTAATCCGTGAAGCGCGTTCAAACGTTGCAGAACTTCGGAAATGTGACaaattctttcaaaataaagcaccATCATGCAGACGGTTACAACAAATCTGCGCTTAAAAATGAGTTATTGTGCCAATTGTTGCAAGCCGAACGGTAATGCCTTAATCGTAATACCATGTTCTATATTTTTAAAcgtgtttataactttaaattttaatcttttttgtaCATTTGCTTTTATGCTGCCGAGTCTGACGCATTTTACTGCCCATGTCCTTGGTTATTTTCTGTAATTAATATTACCTCCGTGTTTTATTTTAGAGCCCgcattattaattaaaaaatggtTGCCAAGCCGTATATAATGTATTAATGCATAGAAAATTTAGCTGCAAGTTACCTCTGAAAAAAATAACCTGAATCCTTATACAATATCGACAGTTTGGTGCTTCCTAGATTGGTTTCAACTTATAAAATCAGCTTAAAATAGACTGAAATTTGCTTCTGAATTACTAACAGCTGTGGGatgtaacattttactttgacagaaaaactgaaaaccttGTTTCCATAATGGCTTGCTTGATAGAGGAGTAGGCAACTCCTTCGGTCTACGCGTTCAAggtaagaaaaaacagaaatttaagTTTTAGCTATTTTCAGTGCTTGAGTAAAATTCTTATCATACATATAATGAAAACATATACAAATGAATAGGGCAAGTAGTTTAATCTAATGTGTATTCGGATCATTTGGGCTAATTCCAAGGCTGTCCACAAAGAGAATGGCGCATCATCAATGTGAAACTCCATTTTACAAACAACAACCTTACCCTTACGGTTTGTATGGGCCACAGCTCACTCCATCCCTTATGGGTCACCCTTCAGGTTAGATATGTTCTGATAGGGGTAAAAAGGCTGTTTGCTCATGATTATGCGCCATCTGTGCAAATATGTTTAGTGTGCACTTCACCCCCGCAGATGACAGAGATGGGACCCTCGGTTCGGCTCTCTTTATTCGGTATACTGCTGTGCCTGCAGCTCGGCAGAGCCCCAGCCCGCAATCCCCGCACGGCGGTGGACCAGGTGTCAGAGGCCGACATCCAGCGGCTGCTGCATGGCGTCATGGAGCAGCTAGGCATCGCTCGGCCCCGGGTGGAGTACCCTGCACATCAGGCCACAAACATCGTCGGGCCTCAGAGCATACAGGGTAATCACTTATCGGTTGCATTAATTTATCACTTATTTAAAGCCTACCTTTCTCAttttttctaatcatctttaaaaaaatatgaacttttctcccttttttattagaatctacaataaatacaattttaaaagcCTGTTTTTGAGGGTTTTCTGTGTTTCCATTGACAGATATGATCATATGAAAGCACATTCTTTATCAATGTAGAATTGCCCGTATTGTCCCTGCCAGCTttgatttgaatgtttttttaaaagctgtaCATTTCTGTATAGACAGGAAGGCCTATACGACCCAGAATCAAATTGGACACATACTGTCCTAATTACTGTAGTAAAATAGAGGTTCGTATTATGTTAAGATATTGGTGTTAGTGTACGAATTAAGCTAAgaattatgctgtttttttaaacgTAGAAAAAGAAGACAGATGCCTGTAATGTCTTTTGCCCCCACCAGGTGGTGCTCATGAAGGCCTGCAGCACCTGGGTCCTTATGGCAACATCCCCAACATTGTGGCTGAGCTGACAGGCGACAATGTTCCCAAAGACTTTAGTGATGACCACAGCTACCCAGACCCTCCAAATCCTTGTCCCCTGGGAAAGACAGGTAGAAGTTCTCACTGTAACCTTCATTTCCCATGTCTTCTGAACCACTAGTGTAAATATTCGTACagactttgaaataaaaaattaatgaatGCCAAAATAATGTGGGAGAGAaggtcattcattcattcatcttctataccgcttattccatagtgggtcacagggagctggtgcctatctccagcagtctacgggcgagaggcaggatacaccctggacaggtcaccaatccatcgcagggcaacacagagacatacaggacaaaccaccatgcacacactcattcacacctatggaatttttggaaacatttctgtgacctgataaaactaaaattaaaaaaagtgtttgcccATAATAACTACCGTTACATTATgagaaagaagaaaggaaacGCTTGGGTACCTGAGAAAACAATTCCAACTGTGAAGTATGTTGGTGGTGTCTCTTTGAAGTGTTTGTAAATGTCAATTGTATAGAGAGTGAAAATTGAGGGTATAATATATGAACGACAAATAATACAtacaatttttttgttattaccTGCAAAACATGTTTCATTCACAGTTATTCAGTGAGCAGAACACTCTGTCTTTGTGTGCTCGCAGCAGCAGATGGATGCTTGGAACATGCTCCTGACACAGCTGAGTTCAGCAGGGAGTTTCAGAAACACCAGCACCTCTTTGACCCCGAGCACGACTACCCAGCTCTGGGAAAGTGGGTGAGTACATGCCTGGAAAATCAGTAGATATTATAAACTCTCAAACAAATTAATTTCTGAATagtttcaaattgttttcttaCCAGAAGCTTCGAACTGATTAGTTTGTCTCAAATTCATTCagtcattcatcttctatactgcttattacatagtgggtcacaggggagctggtgcccatctccagaagtctatgggcgagaggcaggacaggtcgccaatccatcacagggcaacacagagacatacaggacaaacaaccatgcacacactcattaacACCTAATggtaattttagagaaaccaattaacctccctggactgtgggaggaagccggagaacccggtgagaacccggtgagaacccacgcaatGTACggggagaaaatgcaaactccatgcaaaaagacccagggcaaggcaacagtgctaccaactgcgccaccgtgcagccctcaaaTGCtccaacaaaaatgtttaatttagagCATGGTTAGTGCGCCACTACTGGATCTTTGTGCTTCTTTGTGCTTTATTtccggtttttttttttttccatagtaGTTTGCAAAAATAAGTTTAGATaggacaaaaaacaaagactttaCTTTAGATTGAGATATCCTGTACAACACAGTGGTTTCTGACTGTACCCTCATACATGGAACCAGACACAGACCAATGCTTTGTACTTCAGGGTACATTACAAAGTGTGAGttctttgttttaactttttaatttatgtttttaatcaatGTACTTTAAGTTTGGAGCATTTTTATGTCCTTTAATGAgtaatttcatgttttgtcttttttcatttGAGAGCATGGGGACTATCTATCAACCAAAGACACACAAATCgggattttgttttcaaatgaattattttgttttctttcagaacAAGGAGCTTTTATACCAAAAGCTGAAGGGAGGaccaaagagaagaaaaagggtATGATATTTCTctgtagtttttaaaaaaatactttttccttTGTGGCATTATATCTGAGAAACCtcaaagtgttttacaaaacattaatttattttgttttgtttgagtaaatcatttttgaatttgaaaagattgaattatttcataaaataccCTGTTCCAGTCAGACGTTAATCACTCATAGACTCattactgggatgatggtgcgCTTGCGGggtgaaatgaaaaaaacacaactttagtgattttttaaaattttgtgtaCAAATTGAATTGTCTCAAATTCATTGAGTGTTACaaaaggacaatgatcccaaacacacatcaaaactgggtTTAGAACGGATAAACCTGATTCAGGTGAAGTTGTGGAATGACCCTAACCTCAGCTTTCTAGTTTATGGAATAGGCTTTAAAAGCTGGATATCGATCAGGAAACCAAGTGTAGTTTTACTATCTCTACCAAGAAGAATTAACATCCAGTGAGAATTAAGTCAGACTCTTGTTGAGGGTTACAGAAAGATGCAATGCTCAGATGCAATGTGCCAACAGACAATTATCCAATTATTACTTTGAGTATGTATATATGAGGGCCTATGTATAATATTAACCCTGTGTGGATtagaaaaaatatacaattaTTTCAAGTTTGAGTACCTAATTCTTGCttttctaaattaaatcaaGTAGTTTGTTATAGAACAAGTCCATTCTGAAAAAGAATGCTTCAAATTAACCAATATAAGTCCAAAATTAATACATTAATGTCTATGAGTGTACTTTACTCCTGACCATAACTGTATCCACATTCATCGTGTCTGTGTCCACAGAGCATCAACCCCTATTTACTGGGTCAGCGGCTGGACAATGTGGTCGCCAAGAAATCTGTTCCCCATttctcagaggaagatgaggaagaAGCATCGACCACCGCAGCTCCCAGTAAACCCACTATCTGATATTTGGGAATTCAAACTCGGAAGATGTATTTctctcaaataaatgtttttacgCTGCACATTTAAGGATTTCTATCACTCGTCACAGGGATCGTGTTTTTGGAATAAATGCTGGAagtgttgtttattttcatatatttcagCATATAAACCAGCCCTGATCTTGTGATGCACCTAAAGTATCttaatttttaaacatgaagctaaaaaataaacaattggttataaaaacttatttttcagtgaaacaatgaaaacatgatCCTAATGCTCTGTTGTGGAACATTTAATCAGAACTTTAGTAACAGTCTGTTTTTAACTCTTTTGGCAAATGCTTTTA is a window from the Girardinichthys multiradiatus isolate DD_20200921_A chromosome 15, DD_fGirMul_XY1, whole genome shotgun sequence genome containing:
- the LOC124882464 gene encoding neuroendocrine protein 7B2; its protein translation is MKITDSNVIRFHLQVLYGISVKNFEKKKGRLICSGAKVFGVPLENVARKYIPEFGLVPCFLVDACSFLLDRICTVGLFRKPGSLHRIKVLRAKLNHGEESLSTALPYDVATLIKQFCRELPEPLFPSELHVALLKAQALSNLQDRMAALQLLSCLLPAKNSSCLHYLFDFVHKVSQRCSDNLMTSTNLATVFVPCLLPPPNKTEMSEGRLELRVLVLRNFVECPHLFGVIPKAVLDSMEYFMNIHHLRDVFKKKGNQKRHSLKVKRYVKTVSWVQGKPKVSPTLPTQSSMSGDGPKLKRSLGLRMFPNIQLFRTCMPNAVTNAVPCKYPYSLNITHILLCMATPSVYAFKMTEMGPSVRLSLFGILLCLQLGRAPARNPRTAVDQVSEADIQRLLHGVMEQLGIARPRVEYPAHQATNIVGPQSIQGGAHEGLQHLGPYGNIPNIVAELTGDNVPKDFSDDHSYPDPPNPCPLGKTADGCLEHAPDTAEFSREFQKHQHLFDPEHDYPALGKWNKELLYQKLKGGPKRRKRSINPYLLGQRLDNVVAKKSVPHFSEEDEEEASTTAAPSKPTI